A genome region from Paramisgurnus dabryanus chromosome 12, PD_genome_1.1, whole genome shotgun sequence includes the following:
- the kcnk13b gene encoding potassium channel subfamily K member 13b yields the protein MACRGGCCCNSIGPLNEDNARFLILALLIIIYLLCGAAVFSALEHPKETLAKERWAQRIEQFTQKYNLSQDDLKNFLRNYEEANVAGIHVDSTRPRWDFTGAFYFVGTVVSTIGFGMTTPVTIAGKIFLIFYGLIGCAATILFFNLFLERVITVIAFVLKFCHERRERRKAGPPQNCRRPSISSRERRTDSLAGWKPSVYCVMLILGVAAILVSCCASAMYSSAEGWGYLDSLYFCFVAFSTIGFGDMVSNQREMYKAQGAYRVGNFLFILTGVCCIYSLFNVISIVIKQVLNWLLQKLETPCHCPGRGNHHPRRNAVVPGHMRTRRDNSIDTDVVNDSEIDGRRMSGEMISMKDFLAANKVNLAIMQKQLSEMANGHPRQLGSSSRNEFSGGVGALGIMNNRLAETSVDR from the exons ATGGCTTGCCGCGGCGGGTGCTGCTGTAACAGCATCGGTCCCCTAAATGAAGATAATGCCAGATTTCTCATTTTGGCTTTGCTCATCATCATCTACTTGTTATGTGGAGCGGCGGTGTTTTCAGCTCTGGAGCATCCGAAGGAGACGCTCGCCAAAGAAAGATGGGCTCAGAGGATCGAGCAGTTCACTCAGAAGTACAACCTGAGTCAAGACGACCTGAAGAACTTCCTGAGAAACTATGAGGAGGCCAATGTGGCCGGTATTCATGTGGACTCGACCAGACCTCGATGGGATTTTACCGGGGCTTTTTATTTTGTCGGAACTGTTGTGTCAACCATAG GTTTTGGGATGACAACACCTGTAACTATTGCAGGGAAGATATTCCTGATATTTTATGGCCTCATTGGTTGCGCTGccaccattttattttttaacctcTTCTTGGAACGTGTCATCACCGTGATTGCATTCGTCTTGAAGTTCTGCCACGAGCGCAGAGAACGGCGCAAAGCCGGACCACCTCAAAATTGCCGGCGTCCCTCCATCAGCAGTAGAGAAAGGCGTACAGACAGCTTGGCTGGCTGGAAGCCTTCGGTGTACTGCGTGATGCTCATCTTAGGAGTTGCCGCCATCTTGGTTTCTTGCTGTGCATCTGCAATGTACTCCTCAGCTGAGGGCTGGGGGTACCTGGATTCCCTCTATTTCTGTTTCGTGGCCTTCAGCACCATTGGCTTTGGGGACATGGTGAGCAATCAGCGTGAAATGTACAAAGCTCAAGGAGCTTACAGGGTTGGAAACTTCCTGTTCATCCTGACAGGGGTGTGTTGCATCTACTCGCTGTTTAATGTCATTTCCATTGTGATCAAGCAAGTTCTCAACTGGCTGCTGCAAAAGCTGGAGACTCCTTGCCATTGCCCAGGTCGAGGGAACCACCATCCGCGAAGAAATGCTGTCGTGCCTGGGCACATGAGAACTCGCCGTGACAACTCCATAGACACAGATGTAGTCAATGATAGTGAGATCGATGGGCGCCGAATGTCTGGAGAGATGATCTCCATGAAGGACTTTCTAGCTGCAAATAAAGTTAACCTGGCCATCATGCAGAAGCAGCTGTCAGAGATGGCCAACGGCCATCCACGGCAGTTGGGGTCCAGTTCACGAAATGAGTTCTCAGGAGGAGTTGGTGCGCTGGGAATAATGAATAACCGATTGGCAGAGACAAGTGTAGACAGATAA